The Schaalia dentiphila ATCC 17982 sequence CTCGGACAAGCCGGACCCGAGCGCGACGAGCGCGTCCGGGCGCCCCGCGAGAGAGGTGAGGATCCGGGCACCGGCCACGGCCTCGTCATCGAGGAGAGCCTGAGGAAAGCGCGGGTCGACGCTCACTGCTCGTCCTCATCCGCGCCCTCGGCGTAGGTACGCGAGGGAAGCTTCTCCTGCGCACGCACGCGGCCCACGCTGGTCACCCAGTAGCCGACGAAGCCAACGACCATCGCCAGGAGGATGCCGATGTTGGCGCCCGCCCAATCACCGTCGCGGCCACCCAGGGGACCGAGGAGGTAGCCCTGCCAGGACAGCCAGGAGGCGCTCGCGTTGACGACGAGGCCCCAGCCCACCAGCGAGCCGACGATCAGGGAGGCGACAGCACCCCAGTTCACCGAGCCGTAGCGACCCGAGGGAGTGAAGAGCGAGGGCTCGTCGTAGTCATTGCGACGCAGCGCGATGTCCGCCAGCATGACGCCACCCCACGCGGCGATGACGACACCGAGGGTTGTGAGGAACGCCGTGAAGGGTGTCAGGAAGGAGTCCGCGAAGAACACGACGACGATCGTGCCGACCGTCATGATCGTGCCGTCAATCGCAGTGGCGACCGGGCGCGAGACGGGCACGCCCGTGGCCAGCAGCGACAGGCCCGAGGAGTAGATGTCCATGACGATGCCACCGATGAGGCCCAGGATCGCGACCAGCGCGAAGGGAATGAGGAACCAGGTGGGCAGCAGCGTGGTGAGCGCGCCGATCGGGTCGCCGCCGATGGCCTCGGAGAGAGACTCGTCGGCCGAGCCAACCAGGAGGATACCGAAGAAGACGAGGATGACCGTGGGCAGCGCCGCACCCACCGTCGTCCAGCCGACAACGCCCTTCGTCGAGGCGGCGCGCGGCAGGTAGCGCGAGTAGTCGGCGGCCGCGTTAATCCAGCCGAAACCGAAGCCCACGAGGAGCATGCAGCCCGCGCCAAGCACCGCAGTCATGGGCGCCGAGGGGCGCGAGGAGAGGACCGCGAAGTCGATCGTCGGTGCGACCAGGACCAAGTAGACGATCGTCAGGGCCGCGGTAGCCCACGTGATCCACGTTTGGACCTTCATGATCGCCTCGAAACCGAGGATGCCCGAGCCCGCCGCCAGCACGACGACGAGGATCAGGGCGATAATCTGGGCGACGACGTGGTTTGTGAAGCCCAGCGCCCCCATCACCGTGGCCGTGGCCTGGACGGCCATGATCGCCAGGAAGGTCTCCCAGCCCACCGTCAGGATCCACGAGATCGCAGCCGAAATACGGTTGCCGTTGAAACCGAAGGCCGCGCGCGACAGGACCAGCGTCGGGGCGGAGCCGCGCTTACCGGCGATCGCGATGAGGCCGCAGACCAGGAAGGACAGGGCCACGCCGACGACGGACACAACGACCGCCTGGCCGAGGGAAAGCCCGAAGCCGAGGATCCACGAGCCCCACGAGATACCCAGGACCGAAATGTTCGCCGCGAACCACGGCATGAACAGGTCGGAGGGTTTTCCCTTGCGATCGGATTCGGGAATGACGTCCAGACCGGCCATTTCGACGGCCAGCGCGCCCGATGACTGGGGTTCGCTCACGGTGTGCTCCTATGCGACGGAGATATTGTCAGAACGATATGATCCTATCACAC is a genomic window containing:
- a CDS encoding purine-cytosine permease family protein, producing the protein MAGLDVIPESDRKGKPSDLFMPWFAANISVLGISWGSWILGFGLSLGQAVVVSVVGVALSFLVCGLIAIAGKRGSAPTLVLSRAAFGFNGNRISAAISWILTVGWETFLAIMAVQATATVMGALGFTNHVVAQIIALILVVVLAAGSGILGFEAIMKVQTWITWATAALTIVYLVLVAPTIDFAVLSSRPSAPMTAVLGAGCMLLVGFGFGWINAAADYSRYLPRAASTKGVVGWTTVGAALPTVILVFFGILLVGSADESLSEAIGGDPIGALTTLLPTWFLIPFALVAILGLIGGIVMDIYSSGLSLLATGVPVSRPVATAIDGTIMTVGTIVVVFFADSFLTPFTAFLTTLGVVIAAWGGVMLADIALRRNDYDEPSLFTPSGRYGSVNWGAVASLIVGSLVGWGLVVNASASWLSWQGYLLGPLGGRDGDWAGANIGILLAMVVGFVGYWVTSVGRVRAQEKLPSRTYAEGADEDEQ